In a genomic window of Helianthus annuus cultivar XRQ/B chromosome 10, HanXRQr2.0-SUNRISE, whole genome shotgun sequence:
- the LOC110882610 gene encoding alpha/beta-gliadin clone PW1215-like, with amino-acid sequence MGGPSNAVSEVDSAPVAPTPPMGYENPIPSCPDAAGYNPFEQQAYSGYNYNNAPAVNPYVEAANFDALYPSPFPPAYPTGYPAYGYQYPPPPQPQQKQQPPQPQIQPPQQQEILQRLHEVEQRVEQEQRSRRGLLKGLENLIKGKKKRDY; translated from the coding sequence atgggtgggccttcaaaTGCTGTTTCTGAAGTCGACTCTGCACCAGTCGCACCTACACCACCCATGGGTTATGAAAACCCAATTCCATCTTGCCCAGATGCAGCTgggtacaacccgtttgagcagcaaGCTTATTCGGGTTATAACTACAACAATGCACCTGCCGTCAACCCATACGTCGAGGCTGCAAACTTCGATGCTCTCTACCCCTCGCCCTTTCCACCTGCGTACCCAACTGGTTACCCTGCATATGGGTATCAATACCCACCACCTCCACAACCTCAGCAGAAGCAGCAGCCACCTCAACCTCAGATTCAACCACCACAGCAGCAAGAAATACTCCAAAGGTTGCATGAGGTGGAACAAAGGGTAGAGCAAGAGCAAAGAAGTCGCCGCGGTCTTCTAAAGGGTTTGGAAAACCTCATTAAGGGGAAAAAGAAGAGGGATTATTAG